The Caldanaerobius fijiensis DSM 17918 genomic sequence TTATAAGTGGCAAGACAAAATCCAACTATGTGATACAAGCTATTATGTAAACCTATATATGGTCTATAATCTTAAAAGGGTATTGACTTGGAGTTAACTCAAGCATGTATACTTTAATTGTAGAGTAAAATAAACTATATCATTGGTAGGAGGGTCAAACAATGGAATATGTAAGATTAGGTAACACAGGACTTGAAGTATCGCGGATTTGCCTAGGGTGTATGAGCTTTGGAGACCCTAATGTATGGCTGCATAAATGGGTGCTTAATGAGGAAGAGAGTCGATCTATTATTAAAAGAGCTCTTGAGCTTGGAATTAACTTCTTTGATACGGCTAACGTATACTCACTTGGGATAAGCGAAGAGATTCTAGGACGTGCAATAAAGGACTTTGCAAACCGCGATGAGGTTGTTATTGCCACAAAGGTATGGGGTAAAATGTTTGATGGGCCTAATGGTGGAGGCCTTTCCAGGAAAGCAATTATGAGGGAGATCGACAATAGCTTGAAACGCTTGGGAATGGATTATGTCGATCTGTATATTATTCATCGTTGGGATTACAATACTCCAATTGAAGAAACGATGGAAGCATTGCATGATATTGTAAAAGCCGGAAAGGCTAGGTATATAGGTACCTCTGCGATGTATGCGTGGCAATTCCAAAAGGCGCTTTACACGGCAGAAAAGAACGGCTGGACTCGTTTTGTAAGCATGCAAAATCACTACAATCTCATTTACCGTGAAGAAGAAAGGGAAATGTTGCCGTTGTGCAAAGCTGAAAAGATAGCCGTCACACCTTATAGTCCACTGGCAGCAGGAAGGTTGTGCCGAGATTGGTCAGCGGAAACTAAACGTTATGAAACCGACCAAGTTGCGAAATCCAAATATGACTCGACGTATGAAACGGATAAGATTATAGTGGATCGGGTAAAGGAAGTGGCACAAAGACACGGAGTATCTCAGGCACAGATTGCATTGGCTTGGTTATTGCAGAAAGAACCGGTGGTTGCTCCTATTATAGGTGCGACAAAGATTTCCCATGTAGAAGAAGCGGTGGCATCTTTATCGGTTTCTCTGAGCCCAGAGGAGGTTGCCTATTTGGAAGAGCCGTATGTACCTCATCGAATTGTGGGCCCTATTTGATAAATCAGCGGCCATAGGCACAGCAGATATTTAGCTGGCTCCAGAGGGACTAAGTGCTTTAAACGACGCACCCTCCAGGATAAATATTTTGAAAGGAGAGTAAATGTGGCAAAACAAATCCTTGTCGCCTATTTTACCTGGTCCGAAAACACGCGTAAAATTGCAAATATAATCCACAAAGAGATTGGTGGAACTATTT encodes the following:
- a CDS encoding aldo/keto reductase produces the protein MEYVRLGNTGLEVSRICLGCMSFGDPNVWLHKWVLNEEESRSIIKRALELGINFFDTANVYSLGISEEILGRAIKDFANRDEVVIATKVWGKMFDGPNGGGLSRKAIMREIDNSLKRLGMDYVDLYIIHRWDYNTPIEETMEALHDIVKAGKARYIGTSAMYAWQFQKALYTAEKNGWTRFVSMQNHYNLIYREEEREMLPLCKAEKIAVTPYSPLAAGRLCRDWSAETKRYETDQVAKSKYDSTYETDKIIVDRVKEVAQRHGVSQAQIALAWLLQKEPVVAPIIGATKISHVEEAVASLSVSLSPEEVAYLEEPYVPHRIVGPI